CCCCTGGGCAGCCAGCTCCCGGGCCTTTTTGGCCATGGAAATGGTCTGCGACTCCTGCATGGCGTGGATGCGGTCAGAGAGAAACGCGGTGGGCAGCGAGGCGAGGGTAGCGGCTTCGGACATGGGAGCAACAAGGATAGGTGAGGTGAGCAATACAGGTGGGGTGAGCAATACAAAAATACGGCGAAGCAGCGGATTCAGCCCGGCTCCGGGTGCCCCCTTTCCTACTGCTCCTGCCCCAGCTCCCGGAAGCAGCGCAGCAGAATGCTCAAATCGGTGCCGGGCTCGTAGTTTTTGGCGTAGAGCAGTTCCAGCCGCCGCCGGGTAGCCTCGCTGAGCGGCAGCGTGGTTTGGGCCGCATCGGCCGGCGACAGAATGGCGCGGGCCACGCGGCCGGGCGCGGTGGCGTAGCGCAGCCCCACCCACGTGCGCACCCCACTCAGCACGCGCAGACAGTTGCGTAGAAAGCCGGCCTTGTGCGGCTGGGCCCATACCACCACGGGCGCCGCCAGCAGCAGACCCAGGCTGGTGAGGATGTCGAGCAGGCGTTTGAGGCGCATCTGCTGGGGCCGGAACAGGTTCAGGGTAATGTCGAGGGCGTAGTAGTCGCCGGGCGCGTCTTTGGAGGAGCTGCCGATGATGTAGGCGCTGTCCTGGGGCAGAATCTTGTAGGCCACGGGCGGCTGCTGGGGCAGGCTCACCATGAGCGAAATAATCTGGCTGGCCGACAAGTCGCGGCCGCAGAAAATCAGCTCTTCCACTTCGTAGATGCGGATACTGTCGGCCAGTTGCCGCACCGTGCCCAGCAGGTCGTCGGGGGGCGAGGAAGCGGCCGGTTCGGGCAGGGGCTCCGGTACGATGTAGCCCACCACCCGGGCCTGCACCCCGGCCTGCTCCAGCAGGCGGCGCACCCGGCGGCTTTCTTCTTCCGAGCCCACAATGGCAATGTTCTTGGCCGCTGGCTCGGCAAAGTCGAACTCCCGGTAGCGCAGGAAATGGGCCAGGCGGCGGCGCAGCACCAGGGCCGCCACGCTCCACCCACCGCCCAGCACAATCAGGGCCTTGGAGAAGCGCCAGGCATCCAGGAAGTTGCTCACGGCCGAAATCAGCACCGTGCCCACGAGGATGCCCCGCGCAATGGCCCAGGTTTTAACCGGCTTGTCGTACGCCCCGCTCAGGTAGGCGGCCGTCAGCCACACGCCGATGTACACGGGCACGGCCACCAGCATAAACTGGGGCGGATACGGCGTGGGCACGTACTTGTGGTTCTGCTCCCAGTAGGTTTTCAGAAAGTACATGCCCCCGTAGATCAGGCCTGCATCCAGCAGCACCGGGGCTACGCGCTCCAGCAGGCGCTGGCCCACGGCCAGAGAAGCCCGCAGCCAGATGGCCAGGTTGATGAGCAGGCTAAAGGCGCCAGCCTGGCCCGGCGCGAAGTGCTTGCGGGCAAAGACGACCATAGCCCGGTAAAACACGAACACGTAGCTGACGCTGGCCCGCTTGGTGCTTTCGCCCTTGTAGTGGATGATGCGGGTGCCGGGGAAGTAGTAGTTTTTCCAGCCCCCGCGCGTGAGGCGGTACGAGAGGTCAATGTCCTCGCCGTACATGAAGTAGTCTTCATCGAGCAGGCCCACCTGCTCCAGGGCCGCCGCCCGCAAAAACATGAAGGCCCCACTCAGTACTTCTATCTCATGAGTTTGGTCTTTGTCGAGGAAACCCAGGTGGTAGCGCCCAAACCGTTCGGACCTCGGAAACAGCCGGGCCAGGCCGAATACTTTGTAAAAGGCCACCCAGGGCGTGGGCAGGCTGCGCTTGCTCTCGGGCAGAAAGTGGCCCTGCCCATCAAGCATCTTCACGCCCAGCCCGCCGGCCGCGGGGTGCTGGTCCATGAAGTTGCAGCACTGCCGAAAAGTGTCTTCTTCGATAACCGTGTCGGGGTTGAGCAGCAGCACGTACTGGCCGCGGGCCTGGCCCAGGGCCTGGTTGTTGGCCCGGCTGAAGCCGCAGTTTTCCTGGTTTTCCAGCAGCAACACCTCCGGGAACCGGGCCTTCACCATAGCCACCGACCCATCCACGGAGTTGTTGTCGACTACGAACACCTCCACCGGCTCACCCAGCTTCTCCACCGCCCGCCGCACCGACAGCAGCGCCTGCTCCAGAAAGTAGCAGACATTGTAGTTGACAACGACAACGGAAAGCTTGACGGCAGGCGGCACTGGTGGCAGCAGATAAACGGCTGCGTAAGGTACGGAGAGTTGCGCTAGCTGCGGCAGGGCACCCCAAAGGCTGCTAACTAATGGCGCGGGACTGCTCCCCGTGCTGCCTATGTGGGACGCTCCAGCCTCCCCCGCCAGAACGACACTCACCTGCTTCGTCCTGACAGCGCGGACGAGTGCAGTGCGGGCCAGAGGCCCGCCAATAATCGGCACGGGGCGCAGCCCTGCGCCATCATTCCCTTCAAAAACACAAGCCGCTGCTGAGTAGCAACGGCTCGCATAATTTCACCTATCAGTAAGTAGCGGTTATTTCACCTGGCGCTGGCGCTCCACAATGCTGCGGCCCAGGGTGATTTCGTCGGCGTACTCCAGCTCCCCACCCATCGGGATGCCACGGGCAATGGTGCTGACGTGCACGTTGGGCAGGTCGCGGAGCTTGCGCGAGAGGTAAAAGGCCGTGGTGTCGCCTTCCATGGTGGGGCTGATAGCCAGGATGACCTCCCGGATTTCCGAGCCGTCGCGCGTCACGCGGTCCACCAGCGAATCGATGGTGAGGTCGGCCGGGCCGATGCCTTCAATGGGCGAGATGACACCGCCCAGCACGTGGTACGTGCCCTGGTATTGGGCTGTGTTTTCGATGGCAATAACGTCGCGGATGTCCGACACCACGCACACCGTGCTTTGGTCGCGGAGCTTGTTGGCGCAGATGCTGCACTCGGCCGTGTCGGAAATGTTGTGGCAGGTGTCGCAGTAGCGAATCTCAAAGCGCATCTTGGCCAACGCCTCAGCCAGGGAGGCCGTGGTTTCGGTTTCGGCTTTGAGCAGGTGCAAGGCCAGACGCAGGGCGGTTTTCTTGCCCACGCCCGGCAGCTTGGCTAGCTCACTCACCGCGTTTTCTATCAGTTTAGAAGGAAACTCCATCTAGTGAATGTGGGAGAATGTGAGAATGCGAGCAATGTGAGGAATGAGGGTCCGGCAACTCCGCCAGGGCATTTGCCACATCTTCCATATTCCTCACATTCTCCACATTTTTAAAGTACGTCCGCCGAAATGCCCCGGTCGTGGATGGCGGTACACATGCTGGCCAGCTCCTCGTAAGCACCGTGCTTTACGGTGCACTGGCCTTTGTAATGAATAAGCAACGTGCATTGCTCGGCTTGCTCCGGCTCGTGGCCGCACACGTCGATAAGGGTTCGGATAACGTGGTCGAAGGTGTTTACATCGTCGTTGTACACGACCAGGTCGCGCACGTCGATGGTTTCTTCCAGGAGCAGAACGTCCTCGTCGTATTCAATCTGCGGGTTGGTAGGCATACGGCAAAAATACAGAATAACGGGCGGAAGACCGACTGGCAGCCGGCCTTGTATAACCCCTCCCCGGCGTGAATCGTTTCCGGGTTTCGGCGGAAAATGGGTGCTTCGGGCGCGAGTGGTTGACGGAAACTGCCGAACTTGCCGGCTCGTATGCTGGGCGCTTGCTCCTTGCCTATCCAGTCCTGCTCCGGTCCATTTATGCCCGTTCCGTCCGCCGAGTTTAAGCGTGCCCTCCAGCGCCTCACCGAAAAAGAAAAGGAAGCCCTGCTGCTGCGCGCCGCCCGCCGCGACGCCGAGCTGTACGACACGCTTAGCTTCGAGCTGCTGCCCGACGTGACCGTGGAAACCGTGTTCGAGCAGGCCTCCGATCAGATTCACGAGCTATTTGCCGTGGGTGCCACCGGCCGTTTGCTCAACCGCAGCCTCACCAAAGCCCTGCAAAAAGCTACCAAGGAAGTGGCCCGTGCCCGCCGCATCACCAAGGACAAGCGCCTGGAAATCGACTTGAACTTGTACACGCTGCGCCACATTTTCGACAACTATACCGGGCAGTTTGAGAGCGTATACGCCGGCTTCTACACGGCTACGGCCCGCCTAGCTGCCCGCACCGCCCAGCTGGTGTTGCACAACCTGCACGAAGACCTCTGGCTGGAGTACAAGCCCGAGCTGGATGAGTTCTTGCAGCAGCTGCACAGCCGCTCGAAAAGCCGCAGCCTCAAGTTTGAGCTGCCGCGGGAGCTGGTGCTGCCAGAATAAACTACGTGAGTTGTTGCGACACGCGGCAGTTCCTGCACAGCCAGCAAGTAGGTAACGCGAAGCTTTACTTCACGAAGCGTAAGCACGATGTCATTAGGAAGTTGCCCTTAACGGTACGGACGCCTCGCAAAGTGAAACTTTGCGCTACAAGTAAAAGCCCCGCCAGCACATGCTGGCGGGGCTTTTACTTGTCGCTCGACCAGAAATTACTTCTGGGCAATAACGTTGAAGCTCAGCGTGAAGTCGTCCATGATGGCTTTGTCGCCGATGCTTTCAAAGAAGGACTTGGAGCCGTACTTGATGTCGAACTTGGTGCGGTCGATGGTGGCGGTGCCGCTGGCGGCGGCGCGGCCGTTTTTTACGCCTACTTTGGCCGGGAAGCTCACTTTCTGGGTGATGCCCTTGATGGTCAGGTCGCCGGTGACGGTGGCGTTGTTGCCGTTGGCGTCGCCTTTCAGCGGGGCCAGGCTGGTGATTTTGAACGTGGCCGTGGGGTTCTTCTCGATGCTGAAGAAGTCGTCGGAGCGCAGGTGGCCGACGAGCTTGCCGTTAGCATCCTGGTCTTTGATGTCGGTAACCTTCAGCGAGGTCATATCGACGGTGAACGTGCCGCCCACAATCTGGTTGCCGCGCACCTGTACCTCACCGTCCTTGAACTGCACGGTACCGTCGTGCTGGCCGGTTACCTTCTTGCCCGTCCAGCCCAGGGTGCTCAGCTGGGGCTGCACTTTGTAGGCGGTAGAAGCGGCGTTGTCGGTGCCGGGAGTGGTTTTCTTAACGCCGGGCTGCTGAGCAAAAGCGGGAGCGGCCAACAGGGAAGCGGCCAGCAGGGCCGGGAAAAACAGCTTTTTCATGAGAAAATGATTGAGTAAGGGAGAGAAAAAAGGAATGTCGTTAGTCACGGATTTTGTCGAGCAGGGCGCTGAGCTGGGCGGCCTCCTCGGCAGTTAGGTTTTCCAGGCCCAGACGCTGGTGCTCCATCACATCGTCGAGGCGGCGCAGCAGGTCCAGGCCGGCTTCGGTGATGCGAATGTCCACGGCGCGGCGGTTGCTGGGGCACACGGTGCGCGTCACGAGGGCCTTGGCTTCTAGCTTGTCCACGATGCGGGAGGCGTTGCTGGTTTTGTCCAGCATCCGCTCAATCAGCAGGTTAACCGTGGCTGGCTTGGGGTGCTGGCCCCGCAGAATGCGCAGGATGTTGAACTGGGGCAGCGTCAGGCCGAATTCTTTGAAGGCCGCCCCTTGCCGAAGCTGGAGCCAGCCAGCCGTGTACACCACGTTGATGTAGGCCTTCTGAAACTCGTCCTTGAATGTGCGCTGCTTAATCTCGTCTTCTATTCTCATGCCGCTAACAAACTGCATTCTGAATCAACGCTGCAAATATATGTACCTACATTTAATGTCGCAACATATTTGCCGACTTTTTTAGTTCAGCTTGGTGCGTATCTCTCGGGCCAAGGTGGCGTACAACGCGCATTGTTCACCTTACCCTACTTCTCTGTGATGCGCCACCTAGCTTTTGCCGCCTGTGCCGCCCTGGCACTTTTGGCCGCCGTGCCGGCCGCCAGCGCCCAATCCACGACCTCACCCGCCCAGCCCGCCGGGGCCGTGGCCACCTCCCCCACCAGCCGGTTTGTGATGCAGAACGGCGAGGTGGTGTTGGTGCAGGAAGGCCGGCCTACGCCCCTGACGAAGAACGTGCTGCTGGCCGACGGCACCAAGATAAACTATAAGAGCGGCATTGTGGAGCTGCCCGGCGGCAAGAAAACCACGCTCAAAGAGGGCGACTACGTGCGCCCCGACGGCGGCATCGTGTTTGCCACGCCGGCCAGCGCCGCCGCGGCCCGCAACGAACCCGCCGCGGCCGGCCCGGCCCGCTTCGAGCCCTACGTAGACCCGCGCCCCGACCCCACCTCGCCCGCCGCCCTGCGCACCCGCCTCAATGAGCTGGACACCAAAATCAGCCTGATGGCCGAGAAGATTCAGCTTCTGAATCAGAAAATCAGCCTGCTCAGCACCAACGCCCAGCGTCCCACCGACACCTCCGCCCTCGACCAGCAGATTCAGAAGCTGGACGAAAAGCTGAAGTGATGGGGTGAGAGGGTAAAGGGTAACAGGTGAGAAGTGACAGGTGACAGGCGACAGGTGACAGGTAAACGGTCCTGCTCCATCTGGCGTCCGCTTGTCGAAGCATCTCTCCCGCTGGCTAACTCAATCGTGAGAACGAAGCGGTAAAGATGCTTCGACAAGCGGACGCCAGATGGAGCAGGACCGTTTACCTGTCGCCTGTCACCTGTCACTTCTCACCTCATCACTCCATCACCAACCGCCCCTCCTCCTCCTGCACCAACCCAAACGGCTCATTCTGCACGACGAGGAAGCCGTCCAGGTCGCACACGTCGGCTAGGGCGCTGACTTGCAGGGCGGACCAGATGCCCAGGGAGGTTTCGACCATGCAGCCGAGCATGGTCTGGAGGCCGTGGGCGCGGGTGTGGCGCAGGATGCGCAGGCCGTTCAGGTAGCCGCCGGCCTTCATCAGCTTCATGTTTACGCCGTCGAACTGCCGGGCAATGTCCTGGAAGTCGGCCGCGTCGGTTACGGATTCGTCGGCGAAGACGGGGCAGCCCAGCTGGCCTTTGAGGGCGCGGTAGTCGGTGGCGCAGGCGGCGGGCAGGGGCTGCTCCAGCAGGCGCACCCGCAGGCCCGGCAGCTGCCGAAGCTGCTCCCAGTCGCGGCGCAGGGAGTCGGCGTCGGGCCAGGCCTCGTTGCCGTCGATGATGAGCGGGTGCCCCGGCAGCAGGCGCGTTACTTCGGCCAGCAAGTCCAGAGCAGCGTCGCGGTTTACCTTAATTTTCAGGGGCGAAAAGCGGCTGAGCTGGTGGGCCTGCACGAACTCGGCCACGGCGCCGGGCTCCATAATGGGCACGGTCATGGCCGTGGGCACACCGGCACGGGGCGGGGCCGGGACGCCTAGCCACTGCCACACCGCCTGCCCGGCCCGCGCCGCCTCCCGGTGCACCCACGCCGACTCCAGCGCGAAGCGCAGAGCGTGGGCCGGGGCGTGGGCGTCGAGCAGCTCGGCGAGGCCTTCCAGGGTGGTGCAGCGGCCCAGACCGGCTTCTTGCAAAGCCCTAAACTGCTGCTGCAACAGCTCGGGTGTTTCGTCGTAGCGCACGTTGGGGGCGGCTTCGCCCCGGCCGCTAGGGCCGCTTTCGTCGGCTACTTCCACCAGCAGGTTGGTTTTGGTGGTGGAAGCGTTGCGCGAGATTTTCCAGGTGTAGCGCAGGGGTAGCAGCAGGGGCGTCAGCGTCCAGGTAGGCATGGGCAGGCAGCAGGTTGGGCAAAAGCGGCACGGTACCGCGGCCGGCGAAAGTTGGGAGGAAAGAATCGAAATCACGAAACCCGCGGGCAGAAACCTATCTTTGCCCTGTTCCCGTCCTTGATTTTCTCTCTCCGAATTTGCCGCGCATGAAGGTTTCGCGTCTCGCTCCGCTTGTTCTCGTTTTGCTGCTGCTGGCGGCCGTGCTCACGGCCGTGGCCGCCTACAACCTGGTGGCCTTACCTCCCATCGTGCCCCAGGCGGCCCGCTGGCTGGCATTGCTGGCGCTGGTGGTGCTGGCCGTGCAGCGCCGCTCCATCACGTTCTGGATTGTGGTGAGCATGCTGGTAGGCGCCGAAATCGGCCACGATTTCCCAGACCAGGCCGTGCAGCTCAAGGTACTAAGCGACGTATTCTTGCGGCTGGTGAAAACCATTATTGCGCCGCTGGTTTTTGCCACGCTGGTAGTCGGCATTGCCGGCCACGCCGACCTGAAGCAGGTGGGTAAAATGGGCCTGAAGGCGCTGATTTACTTTGAAGTCGTCACCACGTTTGCCCTGTTCATCGGGCTGGCGGCTATCAACCTCACCCGTGCCGGCGAGGGCGTGGACCGCAGCGGCATTCAGGCCGACACCGAGCAGCTGCAAACCGTCAAGCAAAGCACCTCCGACATCATCCTGCACATCTTCCCCGAAAATATTGCCAAGTCGGTGGCCGAGGGGCAGGTGCTGCAAGTGGTGGTGTTTGCCATCATCTTCGCCATTGGCCTGGCCATGGTGCACCAGCGCCACCGCCAGCCCATGCTGCAATGGTCGGAAAGCCTGTCGGAGGTGATGTTCAAATTCACCAATGTGGTTATGTTCTTCGCGCCCCTGGGCGTGGGTGGGGCCCTGGCTTACACCGTGGGCAAAATGGGTTTTGGGCCGCTGGTCAATGCCTTCAAGCTGCTGCTGACCCTGTACGGGGCCCTGGCCGTTTTCGTGCTGCTGATTCTGTTGCCCATTGCCCTGCTGGCCCGCATTCCGCTGAAGCGGTTCGTGCAGGCCATTGCCGAGCCGGTGAGCATTGCCTTTGCCACCACGTCGTCGGAGGCGGCGCTGCCGCGGGCCATGGAGGCCATGGAAAGCATCGGGGTGCCGCGCCGCATTGTGGCCTTCGTCATGCCCACGGGCTACTCTTTCAACCTCGACGGCACCACGCTGTATTTGTCGCTGGCGGCGGTGTTTGTGGCCCAGGCCGCCGGCATCGAGCTGAGCTGGGGGCAGCAGCTGGTCATGGTATTTACCTTGATGCTCACCAGCAAGGGCGTGGCCGGCGTGCCCCGCGCCTCGCTGGTGATTTTGCTGGCGACGGTGGCCTCATTTAACCTGCCGGCTTGGCCCGTGTTCATCATCCTGGGCATCGACGCGCTGATGGACATGGCCCGCACGGCCGTCAACGTAATGGGCAACTGTCTGGCTACCGCCGTAGTAGCCCGCTGGGAAGGCGAGTTCGTAGACAACTACGTGGCCCCCGACCCCGTGCAGGAGCTAGCCGAGCCCGACAGCGCCCTGGCGCATCATTAATGTCTAGTGCCTGGTGACAGGTGAGAGGTGACAGGTGATGAGGTGAGAGGTGAGAGGTGAGAGGTGAGAGGTGAGAGGTGGTAAGCCAGATAGCCCCAGCGGGGCGGCATGTCGGTAGAACACACCAAGGTAAAAAGGATGAAAGCCCCAGCGGGGCGACACCTACCGTCCGCAGATGGTAGTGTCGCCCCGCTGGGGCTTTGTTCTAATAGGCGGCTCGTTTTCTATCAACATGCCGCCCCGCTGGGGCTATCTGGCTTACCACCTGTCACCTCTCACCTCTCACCTCTCACCTCTCACCTCATCACCTGTCACTTGTCACTTCACCACCTAACTCTGAATTGTTTAGCTTATCGATTTGTTGTGGTTGTCTTACATTCGGTACATTTGTTTTTTCTGCTTTTTCAGGTTGCTTAATCAATTGACTTACTGAGCGAAATGGCACGGGCCTTGTTACGGCGGGCCATGCTGATGCTTGGTTGGTTTCGTTTCGTTTCCTATGCCCCACTGCTTCTCTCGTCCCGTTGCTGTGCTGTTGGGTTTGCTGCTGCTGAGCGGCTGCAAGTCAGTTGAAAAAGCGGTGTTCCATACAATTCGGTCCAATAAGTCGGTGGCCGTGGGCAAGCTTCCCCGCCTGGAAAGCATGGTGGAGCCCGGTCCGCTGATGGCCACCGATGGCGCCAGCCCCGACGATGCCAGCAAGGTATTCCGGCAGGAGCTGGCCTACCACTTTGCCGAGCCCCAGCCCGATACGGTGCAGTACGGCTACGCCCGGCTGACCATTGTGCAGGCCGACGTGAAGCGCACCGGCCGGGCCCTGCAAGCCTTTCAGCTGCTGACGCTGATGACGCCCAGCCTGGTGGGCGTGCCGCTGGAGTGGTACCGCACCACCCTCGCCGCCGAAGTGCAAATCATCAATTCGCAGGGCGACGTTATTGCAACCTACACCGGCATCGGGCACAGCAAAGTGCGCGTAGCCATGTACCACGGCTACGGCCAACTCCAGGCCGCCCGCCTCGCCGACGTGCAGGCCCTGCGCCTGGCCCTCGACCAAATCCGCCCCCAGCTGGAAGCCGACGCCGACACGCTACGCCAGAAACTGGCCACTTCTGGCCCCATCGAGGGCATTGTGAGCCGCCCGCTAGGTGTGAACTAGAAGGGTAATACGTTTGGTTTGAGGTAGTACCCGCGCGTCATTCCGACCGTAGGGAGGAATCTGGGTGTTGACGTTGTTACGGTAACGGTCCTGCTGAACCTGTTGAGGCAGGACGCGGCTGCCCGCTACTAGCTGCCCGCAGGTTATCTGTACTTCAAGCATCAAAACCAGCAAGTAACGCTTGCCGGCTGGCAACCGCGGAAGCCGGAAACGTATCTTTGTTCTGATGATGCGTTTCCCTCTTATCTGGATGGTGCTGGCCCTGACCTCGGGGCTGCTGGCGGGCTGTTGCGGCTCGGTGGAGTGTGATTGTGGCGACGAGCAGGCCGATGCCGTCATCTTCCGGTTCAACCCCGATTCCCTGGCTACACAGTCGCCGCGGGGGTACCGGTCGGCGGACGTGGACACGGTGCTGCTGGTGCGCTACCCGCTGGACACGGCCCAGCGCCCCCGCCTCGACTCG
This region of Hymenobacter sp. YIM 151500-1 genomic DNA includes:
- a CDS encoding glycosyltransferase family 2 protein, whose translation is MPPAVKLSVVVVNYNVCYFLEQALLSVRRAVEKLGEPVEVFVVDNNSVDGSVAMVKARFPEVLLLENQENCGFSRANNQALGQARGQYVLLLNPDTVIEEDTFRQCCNFMDQHPAAGGLGVKMLDGQGHFLPESKRSLPTPWVAFYKVFGLARLFPRSERFGRYHLGFLDKDQTHEIEVLSGAFMFLRAAALEQVGLLDEDYFMYGEDIDLSYRLTRGGWKNYYFPGTRIIHYKGESTKRASVSYVFVFYRAMVVFARKHFAPGQAGAFSLLINLAIWLRASLAVGQRLLERVAPVLLDAGLIYGGMYFLKTYWEQNHKYVPTPYPPQFMLVAVPVYIGVWLTAAYLSGAYDKPVKTWAIARGILVGTVLISAVSNFLDAWRFSKALIVLGGGWSVAALVLRRRLAHFLRYREFDFAEPAAKNIAIVGSEEESRRVRRLLEQAGVQARVVGYIVPEPLPEPAASSPPDDLLGTVRQLADSIRIYEVEELIFCGRDLSASQIISLMVSLPQQPPVAYKILPQDSAYIIGSSSKDAPGDYYALDITLNLFRPQQMRLKRLLDILTSLGLLLAAPVVVWAQPHKAGFLRNCLRVLSGVRTWVGLRYATAPGRVARAILSPADAAQTTLPLSEATRRRLELLYAKNYEPGTDLSILLRCFRELGQEQ
- the recR gene encoding recombination mediator RecR, yielding MEFPSKLIENAVSELAKLPGVGKKTALRLALHLLKAETETTASLAEALAKMRFEIRYCDTCHNISDTAECSICANKLRDQSTVCVVSDIRDVIAIENTAQYQGTYHVLGGVISPIEGIGPADLTIDSLVDRVTRDGSEIREVILAISPTMEGDTTAFYLSRKLRDLPNVHVSTIARGIPMGGELEYADEITLGRSIVERQRQVK
- a CDS encoding ATP-dependent Clp protease adaptor ClpS; translation: MPTNPQIEYDEDVLLLEETIDVRDLVVYNDDVNTFDHVIRTLIDVCGHEPEQAEQCTLLIHYKGQCTVKHGAYEELASMCTAIHDRGISADVL
- a CDS encoding YceI family protein, with the translated sequence MKKLFFPALLAASLLAAPAFAQQPGVKKTTPGTDNAASTAYKVQPQLSTLGWTGKKVTGQHDGTVQFKDGEVQVRGNQIVGGTFTVDMTSLKVTDIKDQDANGKLVGHLRSDDFFSIEKNPTATFKITSLAPLKGDANGNNATVTGDLTIKGITQKVSFPAKVGVKNGRAAASGTATIDRTKFDIKYGSKSFFESIGDKAIMDDFTLSFNVIAQK
- a CDS encoding MarR family winged helix-turn-helix transcriptional regulator, translating into MRIEDEIKQRTFKDEFQKAYINVVYTAGWLQLRQGAAFKEFGLTLPQFNILRILRGQHPKPATVNLLIERMLDKTSNASRIVDKLEAKALVTRTVCPSNRRAVDIRITEAGLDLLRRLDDVMEHQRLGLENLTAEEAAQLSALLDKIRD
- a CDS encoding DUF6799 domain-containing protein: MRHLAFAACAALALLAAVPAASAQSTTSPAQPAGAVATSPTSRFVMQNGEVVLVQEGRPTPLTKNVLLADGTKINYKSGIVELPGGKKTTLKEGDYVRPDGGIVFATPASAAAARNEPAAAGPARFEPYVDPRPDPTSPAALRTRLNELDTKISLMAEKIQLLNQKISLLSTNAQRPTDTSALDQQIQKLDEKLK
- a CDS encoding dipeptide epimerase, coding for MPTWTLTPLLLPLRYTWKISRNASTTKTNLLVEVADESGPSGRGEAAPNVRYDETPELLQQQFRALQEAGLGRCTTLEGLAELLDAHAPAHALRFALESAWVHREAARAGQAVWQWLGVPAPPRAGVPTAMTVPIMEPGAVAEFVQAHQLSRFSPLKIKVNRDAALDLLAEVTRLLPGHPLIIDGNEAWPDADSLRRDWEQLRQLPGLRVRLLEQPLPAACATDYRALKGQLGCPVFADESVTDAADFQDIARQFDGVNMKLMKAGGYLNGLRILRHTRAHGLQTMLGCMVETSLGIWSALQVSALADVCDLDGFLVVQNEPFGLVQEEEGRLVME
- a CDS encoding dicarboxylate/amino acid:cation symporter, which produces MKVSRLAPLVLVLLLLAAVLTAVAAYNLVALPPIVPQAARWLALLALVVLAVQRRSITFWIVVSMLVGAEIGHDFPDQAVQLKVLSDVFLRLVKTIIAPLVFATLVVGIAGHADLKQVGKMGLKALIYFEVVTTFALFIGLAAINLTRAGEGVDRSGIQADTEQLQTVKQSTSDIILHIFPENIAKSVAEGQVLQVVVFAIIFAIGLAMVHQRHRQPMLQWSESLSEVMFKFTNVVMFFAPLGVGGALAYTVGKMGFGPLVNAFKLLLTLYGALAVFVLLILLPIALLARIPLKRFVQAIAEPVSIAFATTSSEAALPRAMEAMESIGVPRRIVAFVMPTGYSFNLDGTTLYLSLAAVFVAQAAGIELSWGQQLVMVFTLMLTSKGVAGVPRASLVILLATVASFNLPAWPVFIILGIDALMDMARTAVNVMGNCLATAVVARWEGEFVDNYVAPDPVQELAEPDSALAHH